The Streptomyces sp. HUAS MG91 sequence ACGGCGGGGCACCGACAACGGGCGGAATAAGGGGGGAGGGGGCACTGTTCCAGGGGTATAGTTGAAGCATCAACAATCTGGAAGGTGAGCAGCCATGCAGTTCGGGATCTTCACCGTCGGTGATGTCACGGTCGACCCGACGACCGGGCGTGCCCCGACCGAGCACGAGCGGATCAAGGCGATGCTGGCCATCGCGCTCAAGGCGGAGGAGGTCGGCCTCGACGTCTTCGCGACCGGCGAGCACCACAACCCGCCGTTCGTCCCGTCGTCCCCGACGACGATGCTCGGCTACATCGCGGCCCGCACCGAGAAGCTGGTCCTGTCCACCTCCACCACCCTGATCACCACGAACGACCCGGTGAAGATCGCCGAGGACTTCGCGATGCTCCAGCACGTCGCGGACGGCCGCGTCGACGTGATGATGGGCCGCGGCAACACCGGCCCGGTCTACCCGTGGTTCGGCAAGGACATCCGCGACGGCATCGACCTCGCCATCGAGAACTACGCCCTGCTGCGCCGCCTGTGGGACGAGGACGTCGTGACCTGGAAGGGCAAGTTCCGCACGCCGCTCCAGTCGTTCACCTCCACGCCCCGCCCGCTCGACGGCGTCGCGCCGTTCGTCTGGCACGGCTCCATCCGCTCCCCGGAGATCGCCGAGCAGGCCGCGTACTACGGCGACGGCTTCTTCCACAACAACATCTTCTGGCCCGCCAGTCACACCAAGCAGATGGTGAACCTGTACCGCCAGCGCTACGCCCACTACGGGCACGGCACGCCGGAGCAGGCCATCGTCGGCCTCGGCGGTCAGGTGTTCATGCGGAAGAACTCGCAGGACGCGGTGCGCGAGTTCCGCCCGTACTTCGACAACGCGCCGGTCTACGGCCACGGCCCGTCCCTGGAGGATTTCACCCGCGAGACGCCGCTGACCGTCGGCTCGCCGCAGGAGGTCATCGACCGGACGCTGTCCTTCCGCGACTACGTGGGCGACTACCAGCGCCAGCTGTTCCTGATGGACCACGCGGGCCTGCCGCTCAAGACGGTCCTGGAGCAGCTCGACCTCCTCGGCGAGGAGGTCGTGCCGGTGCTGCGCAAGGAGTTCGCGAACCAGCGCCCGGCGAACGTGCCGGACGCGCCCACCCACGCCGCGCGCGTCGCGGCGAAGGCCGAGGAGGTCCGGAGCGCATGAAGCTCGTCGTCGTGTCCGCGGGACTGAGTTCTCCCTCGTCCACCCGGCTGCTCGCCGACCGGCTCACGGCGGCGACCCTGCACCAGATGGCCGCTGGGGACGCGGAGGTGGAGGTCGTCGAGCTGCGCGACCTCGCCACCGAGATCGCCCAGCACTTCGTCACCGGCTTCCCGCCGGCCCGGCTCGCCGCCGCGCTCGACGCGGTGGCGGCCGCGGACGGCCTGATCGCCGTGACGCCGGTGTTCGCGGCCTCCTACAGCGGACTGTTCAAGTCGTTCTTCGACGTCATCGACAAGGACGCGCTGACCGGCAAGCCCGTGCTGGTCGCCGCGACCGGCGGTACCGCCCGGCACTCCCTGGTGACCGAGCACGCGCTGCGTCCGCTCTTCACGTATCTGCGCGCCCTCGTTCTGCCGACCGCCGTGTACGCGGCGTCGGAGGACTGGGGCGAGGAGGGCCTCGCCGCCCGGATCACCCGTGCGGGCGGCGAGCTGGCCCGGTTCATGGCGCCGACCGTGACCGTGCCCGACTCCGCGCCGGACGTGGACACCGCCGCCGCGATCGCGCCGCGTTCGCTGCACGGCGCGATCACCTCGGTCGATCCGGCCGACGGCTTCCAGGTGGTCCCCTTCGAGCAGCGGCTGGCGTCCCTACGGCCGGCCGACGAGGCGTAGGGCGGCCGGCTCCGGCGCCTTCCACGCGGTCCAGCCGTGGGTGTCGGGCAGCACGTACGGGGTCCAGTTCCGGGCGTAGGACGGTGGCCGCTCGCCGCGGGGCGTGAGCACCGCCGTGGGCACCCGCGCCGCCCGGCGCAGCAGTTCCGCGCGGGTCGTGGAGGTGTTGTTGCCCTGGATCTGCGCGGAGGCGCAGCCCGCCGCGTAGCCGATGGGCAGCGCGC is a genomic window containing:
- a CDS encoding CE1759 family FMN reductase; the encoded protein is MKLVVVSAGLSSPSSTRLLADRLTAATLHQMAAGDAEVEVVELRDLATEIAQHFVTGFPPARLAAALDAVAAADGLIAVTPVFAASYSGLFKSFFDVIDKDALTGKPVLVAATGGTARHSLVTEHALRPLFTYLRALVLPTAVYAASEDWGEEGLAARITRAGGELARFMAPTVTVPDSAPDVDTAAAIAPRSLHGAITSVDPADGFQVVPFEQRLASLRPADEA
- a CDS encoding LLM class flavin-dependent oxidoreductase yields the protein MQFGIFTVGDVTVDPTTGRAPTEHERIKAMLAIALKAEEVGLDVFATGEHHNPPFVPSSPTTMLGYIAARTEKLVLSTSTTLITTNDPVKIAEDFAMLQHVADGRVDVMMGRGNTGPVYPWFGKDIRDGIDLAIENYALLRRLWDEDVVTWKGKFRTPLQSFTSTPRPLDGVAPFVWHGSIRSPEIAEQAAYYGDGFFHNNIFWPASHTKQMVNLYRQRYAHYGHGTPEQAIVGLGGQVFMRKNSQDAVREFRPYFDNAPVYGHGPSLEDFTRETPLTVGSPQEVIDRTLSFRDYVGDYQRQLFLMDHAGLPLKTVLEQLDLLGEEVVPVLRKEFANQRPANVPDAPTHAARVAAKAEEVRSA